The Verrucomicrobiota bacterium sequence CGCTTCGGACTTATTCCATCCTGTCCATCCCGTTCATCCTGTCTTTCGAATTCGCGTTTTTAGCATATTTCGCGGTTTGCATTCCTCGCCCGCTTTAACTCCTGCCTCCAAGCCCCTGTCTTCTTCACTTTAATTTTTCTGCCCAACAATATTTCTGCAAAAATGTTCCGGTTTCAGACTTCGAATTTGTTACCCATGCACAATTTTAGCACAATCCTGATGTCAACGAACCTGTTCTAGCCGGTTAAAAGATTTGTCGTTTGTTTGATTGCAAAAATTGTGACAACAAGGCATGGTATTGACCGTAGTATCTGGTCAGGCGCAAGGCGATTCCATGCGCCTGTGTTCTGTGCCAAAACGAAACGCAGTGAACGACAGGAATAACCATGAATAAATACATCATTATGGGAGCCAATGGGTCTGGCAAGGGCACCCAGGCAACCCGCTTGTGCAAAATCTATGACCTCATTCATATTTCCGTGGGCGATATTTTCCGCTGGAACATCCAAAACCATACCAAGATGGCCGCGCGTGTGCAGCGCATCATCGCTTCCGGGGCGCTGGTTTCCGATGATGTGGTCGAGGAAGTGGTCAAGTTTCGTTTGGACCAGCATGACTGGAACTATGGGTTCATCCTGGATGGCTTTCCGCGTAACCGCCCGCAAGCAGAATTTTTCCTGGAATCATACGATATTGATGCCGTGATCAATATCGAAGTGCCCGATGACGTGGTGGTTGACCGAATGCTAAGCCGCCGGCTCTGTTCCAAATGCGGACTGGATTATAACCTGATTTTCCACCGACCCAAACAAGAGGATGTCTGCGACGTCTGCGGCGGTAAACTGATCAGCCGCCAGGATGATAACCCGGATTCCATCAAGGAACGCCTCAAGGAATATCACGACAAGACCCAACCCATCCTGGATTTGTTCAGCCGCAAGGAAATGATCGTGCAGGCGGATGGCACCCAACCGCCTGATCAGGTTCAAGCGCAGATTTGCGGCGCACTGGATAAGGCCCATGCCGGCAAGCTCGGTTCCTCGCGGTCTGCCTGATGGCCCGCCGCTCAACCTCAGGCCGATTCGAGAATCATGTTCGCATATTGGGTGGTATCACCCGTGCGGATCAGTCCAATCGCCTGGGGTACGCGTTTCTTGAACTCCACATGCGGTTCATGGGTCAGGGTGACCCCTTTGAGGGCTTTCGCAAACGCAAGTTGAGTGGCAGGGGTGTTATGCTCCAGGAATTCCCGCGCCATCCAGGCCTTGCCGAGCACAAAGTTAGGCCGGATCGCATTGAGCACTTGCAGTACCGTCGGTAGATCATCCACCAGGGAAATATCCACCGTCTCGATTTGCGGCCAGAACGGAAAGCCGCGATCCGAGATGACAAAGGTGTTCGTATGACGCACCCGGCTGAGCAGGTCGTTGATGCGCGGATTCAAAATGCCAGTTTTCAACATAAGTAGTTATAAATTTAAGGTCCGTCCACAGCTTAAATCATGGGGGTGCCAAAATCTATAAAATTCCGTTCGACAAAACCAAAGTTCAAGGTAAGGTTTGCCCGTTGTTATGACTAATGAGACCATTATAAAAGATAATACAGCCAATCCAGCCCCGCTCGGGTTGTTCGCCTTCGGCATGACTACCGTGTTGCTCAACCTGCATAATGCCGGGTTCTATGAGTTGAACAGTATGATCATGGCCATGGGGATTTGCTATGGTGGCGTGGCGCAAGTCATCGTCGGCATTATGGAGTGGAAGAAAAAGAACACCTTTGGCACGGTGGCGTTCACTTCCTACGGGTTGTTCTGGTTGAGCTTGGTTGTGCTTTGGGTGCTGCCCAAAGTGGCAGGTGTGACTGCCACCGATAAAAAGGCGGTGGGTTGCTATCTCGTCGTTTGGGGATTATTCACGTTCATTCTCCTCGTGGGGGCCTTGAAAACCAATAAAGCCTTGATTACGGTATTCGCCACCTTGACCCTATTATTCTTCTTGTTGGCCGCTGGCGATTTCACCGGCAATGCCATGTGGACCACCATTGCCGGCTACGAGGGTATTTTCACCGGTCTCTCCGCTATTTATCTGGGTGCGGCTCAAGTGCTGAATGAGATGCATGGCCGGACGGTGTTGCCCATCGGCGAATGCCCCAAGGCCTGACGGGATACGTTGGCTGGTAATGGCTTGAGGCGCTGCATTCTCCCTTGCAGTGTGTGGCTGGTTGGCCCGTCTCCCGCGTCAAAGTTTTTTGACGCCTGAAAATTCGTAATTCTGCTTCATTTCATCCAGGGACTTGTGCATGATGCCGCGAATTGTGCCATGACAAACCTGATGAGACAGGCCATTAATTTGTGTGCGATCCTGGCTCTGACGGCTGGGATGACCGGGTGTATCCGGTACGAAGCCAAGCCGTTAATGCCGATGCAGTCTGCGGCGGCATTGGAGGCTCGCGGCCTCGAGGATGCATCGTTACGGCAGTTTCTCGCCACCAACGCCCCCGCTTTGGCGCGGGAATGGCCCCGCAAATCATGGGACATCGAGAGCCTGACGTGGGCCGGCTGGCATTTCCATTCTTCCATCGCGGTGGCGCGCGCTCAATACGAAGTCGCACGGGCCGGAATTGTGACCGCTGGCGGGCGGCTCAATCCCGTAATTTCCTCCGTGTTCGGCTATAGCGCCACCGCTGGCACCGGCCTGAATCCATGGATGCCGGGGCTTTCTCTCGACGTGCCGATCGAAACTGCCGGCAAGCGCAATGACCGCATCGAACAAGCGCGGCACGCCTCCTTCGCG is a genomic window containing:
- a CDS encoding nucleoside monophosphate kinase, producing MNKYIIMGANGSGKGTQATRLCKIYDLIHISVGDIFRWNIQNHTKMAARVQRIIASGALVSDDVVEEVVKFRLDQHDWNYGFILDGFPRNRPQAEFFLESYDIDAVINIEVPDDVVVDRMLSRRLCSKCGLDYNLIFHRPKQEDVCDVCGGKLISRQDDNPDSIKERLKEYHDKTQPILDLFSRKEMIVQADGTQPPDQVQAQICGALDKAHAGKLGSSRSA
- a CDS encoding RbsD/FucU family protein; the encoded protein is MLKTGILNPRINDLLSRVRHTNTFVISDRGFPFWPQIETVDISLVDDLPTVLQVLNAIRPNFVLGKAWMAREFLEHNTPATQLAFAKALKGVTLTHEPHVEFKKRVPQAIGLIRTGDTTQYANMILESA
- a CDS encoding acetate uptake transporter; the encoded protein is MTNETIIKDNTANPAPLGLFAFGMTTVLLNLHNAGFYELNSMIMAMGICYGGVAQVIVGIMEWKKKNTFGTVAFTSYGLFWLSLVVLWVLPKVAGVTATDKKAVGCYLVVWGLFTFILLVGALKTNKALITVFATLTLLFFLLAAGDFTGNAMWTTIAGYEGIFTGLSAIYLGAAQVLNEMHGRTVLPIGECPKA